One window of Streptomyces sp. FIT100 genomic DNA carries:
- a CDS encoding 50S ribosomal protein bL37, which produces MSKRGNKRRARKGKKANHGKRPNA; this is translated from the coding sequence ATGTCCAAGCGAGGCAACAAGCGGCGTGCCCGTAAGGGGAAGAAGGCCAACCACGGCAAGCGTCCCAACGCCTGA
- a CDS encoding TetR/AcrR family transcriptional regulator has translation MGAVGAGRSGKRMPRAVRERQMLDAAVRTFGQRGYRAASMDEIAELAGVSKPLVYLYLNSKEDLFTACIRREAGALVEAVRAAVEPGLPADRQLWEGLSAFFRHTAEHPDAWAVLHRQARTHGEPFAAEAAVMRDEIVAFVTGLIGAAAREAHGDGELADRDVAGLAQALVGAAESLAGWANETPGVSAKEAAATLMNFAWAGLGSLMRGERWSPSGR, from the coding sequence ATGGGCGCTGTGGGAGCCGGGCGGAGCGGGAAGCGGATGCCGCGCGCCGTGCGGGAGCGGCAGATGCTGGACGCCGCGGTGCGCACGTTCGGGCAGCGCGGGTACCGGGCGGCGTCGATGGACGAGATCGCCGAACTGGCCGGGGTGTCCAAGCCGCTGGTCTATCTGTATCTGAACTCCAAGGAGGACCTGTTCACGGCGTGCATCCGGCGCGAGGCCGGGGCGCTGGTCGAGGCGGTGCGGGCCGCGGTGGAGCCGGGGCTGCCCGCCGACCGGCAACTGTGGGAGGGGCTTTCGGCGTTCTTCCGGCACACCGCGGAGCACCCGGACGCGTGGGCGGTGCTGCACCGGCAGGCGCGGACGCACGGCGAGCCGTTCGCCGCCGAGGCGGCGGTGATGCGGGACGAGATCGTGGCGTTCGTGACCGGGCTGATCGGGGCCGCCGCGCGGGAGGCGCACGGGGACGGGGAGCTCGCCGACCGGGATGTCGCCGGGCTCGCGCAGGCGCTGGTGGGCGCGGCCGAGTCGCTCGCAGGATGGGCGAACGAGACCCCCGGCGTCTCCGCGAAGGAGGCCGCGGCGACGCTGATGAACTTCGCCTGGGCGGGCCTCGGCAGCCTCATGCGGGGCGAGCGGTGGTCGCCGTCCGGCCGATGA
- a CDS encoding MaoC/PaaZ C-terminal domain-containing protein, with product METTRTLAAPPPLGPALLRGALASPLKRRVREGAALPQTRLVVPAAAVDAGRLAAYARVCGFSESGALPLTYPHVLGFPLAMRLMAGRAFPLPLLGLVHTYIEITRHRPLLPTDAPTLCVYAAGLTPHRRGTEVTMVTEARLGGEGGEGGEGGELVWESRSRYLHRHARPDDVRTITPSPSPLPSPSPEATAGTTTAQARWPLPADLGRRYAAASGDRNPIHLYALTARAFGFRRAVAHGMWTFARCLAEQPHPGGIRYAEAEFRAPVLLPGTVEYAVGEGADESNEGNGSDEGDGGVFELRDPRNGRVHLIGRTATTARPA from the coding sequence ATGGAAACCACCCGCACCCTGGCCGCCCCTCCACCACTCGGCCCCGCCCTCCTGCGCGGAGCCCTCGCGTCGCCGCTCAAGCGCCGCGTGCGGGAGGGCGCCGCCTTGCCGCAGACGCGGCTCGTGGTCCCGGCCGCGGCGGTCGACGCGGGGCGCCTCGCCGCGTACGCACGCGTCTGCGGCTTCTCCGAGAGCGGCGCGCTCCCGCTCACCTACCCGCACGTCCTCGGCTTCCCGCTCGCGATGCGGCTGATGGCCGGACGGGCCTTCCCGCTGCCGCTGCTCGGGCTGGTGCACACGTACATCGAGATCACCCGGCACCGGCCGCTGCTGCCCACCGACGCCCCCACCCTGTGCGTGTACGCGGCCGGACTCACCCCGCACCGGCGCGGTACGGAGGTGACGATGGTGACCGAGGCCCGGCTCGGCGGTGAGGGCGGCGAAGGCGGCGAGGGCGGCGAGCTCGTATGGGAGTCGCGCAGCCGCTATCTGCACCGGCACGCCCGCCCCGACGACGTACGCACGATCACGCCCTCGCCCTCGCCCTTGCCCTCGCCGTCGCCCGAAGCGACAGCCGGGACGACGACCGCACAGGCGCGGTGGCCGCTCCCCGCGGACCTCGGGCGCCGGTACGCCGCGGCATCGGGCGACCGCAACCCCATCCATCTGTACGCGCTCACCGCCCGCGCCTTCGGCTTCCGCCGGGCCGTCGCGCACGGCATGTGGACGTTCGCCCGCTGCCTGGCCGAACAGCCGCACCCGGGCGGGATCCGTTACGCCGAGGCGGAGTTCAGGGCGCCGGTCCTGCTGCCCGGCACCGTCGAGTACGCCGTGGGCGAGGGGGCCGACGAGAGCAACGAGGGCAACGGGAGCGACGAGGGCGACGGGGGAGTCTTCGAGCTACGGGACCCTCGCAACGGCCGCGTCCACCTCATCGGCCGGACGGCGACCACCGCTCGCCCCGCATGA